Proteins encoded in a region of the Tautonia rosea genome:
- a CDS encoding mechanosensitive ion channel family protein, producing the protein MAETWDQIRLILDDRTLLGISLGSWTVFLGLLVGLAFAFRVLLAVAKSRSRRLADRSELPLHDYLCQILDHTWSISIVALSAYLAQTLVDFRGSIDPTAAAVGNTIRALSLIVLFLQVGRWGMGLIDEGLTHGFRFANFSESAARTAHGVVRFFALAGLWGIILILILGSFGVEITPLLAGLGVGGIAVAFALQQILGDIFCSVAIVLDKPFEVGDFIITGDHMGVVEFIGVKTTRVRSLGGEQIVFPNSDLIGSRVRNYKRMVERRVTFGFGVRYDTPAEILERIPAEVRETIESLEQVRFDRAHFAKFGDSSLDFEVVYYVLSPDYNQYMDLQQFINLSLVRRLEALNVEFAFPSRSLYIEENAGLSQARGFAGTSS; encoded by the coding sequence ATGGCAGAAACCTGGGATCAAATCCGGCTCATTCTGGACGATCGAACACTGCTAGGTATCTCGTTAGGATCATGGACTGTCTTTCTGGGGTTGCTCGTCGGACTCGCGTTTGCGTTTCGGGTCCTCCTCGCCGTGGCCAAGAGCCGATCTCGTCGGCTGGCCGATCGCTCCGAGCTTCCGCTGCACGATTACCTCTGCCAGATACTCGACCACACCTGGTCGATCAGCATCGTGGCCCTGTCCGCCTATCTCGCGCAAACACTCGTTGATTTTCGAGGATCGATTGATCCCACCGCGGCCGCCGTGGGGAACACCATCCGCGCCCTCTCGTTAATTGTCCTGTTCCTCCAGGTTGGCCGATGGGGGATGGGTCTGATTGATGAGGGTCTTACGCACGGCTTTCGGTTCGCCAACTTCAGTGAATCGGCGGCAAGAACGGCACATGGCGTTGTCCGGTTCTTCGCCCTGGCCGGCTTGTGGGGAATCATCCTGATCCTGATCCTCGGCAGCTTCGGGGTCGAGATCACTCCGCTCCTGGCCGGCCTGGGAGTCGGTGGAATCGCGGTCGCATTCGCCTTGCAGCAAATCCTCGGAGACATTTTCTGCTCGGTCGCCATCGTGCTGGACAAGCCATTCGAGGTCGGCGACTTCATCATCACAGGCGATCATATGGGCGTGGTCGAATTCATCGGTGTCAAGACGACCCGCGTCCGGAGCCTTGGCGGAGAGCAAATCGTCTTCCCGAATTCGGATTTGATCGGGAGCCGAGTGCGAAACTACAAGCGCATGGTCGAACGCCGGGTGACCTTCGGCTTCGGCGTGCGTTACGATACTCCGGCCGAGATTCTCGAGCGCATTCCCGCGGAGGTTCGGGAAACGATCGAGTCCCTCGAGCAAGTTCGGTTCGATCGCGCCCACTTCGCCAAGTTCGGCGACAGCTCACTCGATTTCGAAGTCGTTTATTACGTCCTGAGCCCCGACTACAATCAGTACATGGATCTTCAACAGTTCATCAATCTTTCCCTGGTGCGCCGTCTCGAAGCGCTCAACGTCGAGTTCGCCTTTCCTTCCCGATCGCTCTACATCGAGGAAAACGCCGGTCTGTCACAGGCCCGGGGGTTCGCCGGAACGTCGTCCTGA